Proteins from one Gossypium raimondii isolate GPD5lz chromosome 8, ASM2569854v1, whole genome shotgun sequence genomic window:
- the LOC105793438 gene encoding protein SCARECROW 1 encodes MTNRGFEVVHATLDMIQPHQEPIWELPSFGLPSTSSDMERNELSEWVEQVTEPVINELRTEKSMVWPVGDKVLSLMMLLLDCAVAISVDDLSEAHTMLLEIRQMASPHAVSCGERVIAYFAMAMSSRVINSWLGHCSPLIDYETVRGAFRAFDDASPFIKFACFTSNRAMLEAFRWHDRVHIIDLDIMQGLQWSALFHTLATRTEGPPFVTITGLGRSMKLLVETGNQLSNIARQFGIPFDFHPIAKKFGEIDIETIQLQRGEAVAIHWLQHSLYDATGPNQNTLKHIEQLAPTVLTLVEQDLSHHGSFLDRFVNSLHYYSSIFDSFGSYLSAEDPNRHRIEHCLLYREIKNVLAIGGPARTRDDNFEHNWRSELARNRKFQLMPMSSNTMAETELMLNMFWPGYGYSLVGDDGTHRLGWKETCLFTASAWTMTTLRDGSGWSG; translated from the coding sequence ATGACGAATCGAGGATTCGAAGTTGTCCATGCGACTCTAGACATGATCCAGCCTCACCAAGAACCAATATGGGAGCTTCCGTCATTTGGGTTACCATCAACAAGCTCAGACATGGAGAGAAACGAGCTTTCCGAGTGGGTTGAACAAGTCACCGAGCCTGTCATTAATGAGTTACGAACCGAGAAATCGATGGTGTGGCCGGTGGGTGATAAAGTTTTAAGCTTGATGATGCTTCTTTTGGACTGCGCCGTGGCTATCTCGGTCGACGATCTCAGTGAAGCTCATACAATGTTGCTTGAAATAAGACAAATGGCTTCCCCTCATGCTGTTTCGTGTGGTGAAAGGGTGATTGCTTATTTCGCTATGGCAATGTCTAGTAGGGTTATTAATTCATGGTTAGGGCATTGCTCTCCTTTGATAGATTATGAAACCGTTCGTGGCGCTTTCCGAGCCTTCGATGATGCTTCTCCTTTTATTAAGTTCGCTTGCTTCACTTCTAATCGAGCCATGCTTGAGGCGTTTCGTTGGCACGATCGGGTTCACATCATAGACCTTGATATCATGCAAGGCTTGCAATGGTCGGCCTTGTTTCACACCCTAGCCACTCGTACTGAAGGGCCTCCATTTGTCACCATAACCGGTCTCGGCAGGTCTATGAAGCTTTTAGTCGAGACTGGAAATCAACTTTCGAACATTGCGAGACAGTTTGGTATACCATTCGACTTCCACCCGATCGCGAAAAAATTCGgagaaattgatattgaaacgATACAACTCCAAAGGGGTGAGGCCGTAGCCATTCACTGGCTACAACACTCGTTATATGATGCCACGGGACccaaccaaaacacattaaaacacaTCGAACAATTGGCTCCGACGGTGCTCACATTGGTCGAACAAGACCTATCCCACCACGGGTCTTTCTTGGACCGATTTGTGAATTCCCTCCATTATTACTCCTCCATCTTCGATTCATTCGGATCATACCTGTCGGCCGAAGACCCTAACCGGCACCGCATCGAGCATTGCCTTCTGTATAGGGAAATCAAGAACGTGTTAGCCATAGGAGGCCCTGCGAGAACCAGGGACGATAACTTCGAGCATAATTGGAGAAGCGAGCTCGCAAGGAACCGTAAGTTTCAGCTAATGCCGATGAGCAGCAACACCATGGCGGAAACTGAATTGATGTTGAACATGTTTTGGCCTGGTTATGGCTATAGCCTTGTAGGAGACGATGGAACACATAGGCTTGGGTGGAAAGAGACTTGCTTGTTTACAGCTTCTGCTTGGACAATGACCACATTGCGTGACGGGTCTGGTTGGTCTGGTTGA
- the LOC105792314 gene encoding LOW QUALITY PROTEIN: uncharacterized protein LOC105792314 (The sequence of the model RefSeq protein was modified relative to this genomic sequence to represent the inferred CDS: inserted 1 base in 1 codon), whose product MDNSNTSRSWLSKLQPRDKTRSSRKNQASSSSGGGGGEGNQDGITDEEALSNITKQKAAAAKQYIENHYKEQMKNLQDRKERRMVLEKKLADADVSEEDQNNLLKFLEKKETEYMRLQRHKIGVEDFELLTIIGKGAFGEVRICREKXTGQVYAMKKLKKSEMLRRGQVEHVKAERNLLAEVDSNCIVKLYFSFQDDDFLYLIMEYLPGGDMMTLLMRKDILSDDEARFYVAETVLAIESIHRHNYIHRDIKPDNLLLDRYGHLRLSDFGLCKPLDCSTLQEQDFSGANINEGTENDERSAAPKRTQQEQLEHWQKNRRMLAYSTVGTPDYIAPEVLLKKGYGMECDWWSLGAIMFEMLVGYPPFYSDDPMTTCRKIVNWKNHLKFPEEANLSSEAQDLINKLLCNVNQRLGSNGANEIKAHPWFEGVDWDRIYQMDAAFIPEVNDELDTQNFEKFDESENPVRKPSSKSGPWRKMLSSKDLNFVGYTYKNFEIVNDYAVPGMAELKKKSTQSRRPSVKSLFDGEDSQDGSDSAANDQSV is encoded by the exons atggatAACAGTAATACGTCGAGGAGTTGGCTTTCGAAGTTACAGCCGAGGGATAAGACGAGGTCATCGAGGAAGAATCAAGCATCGTCAAGCAGCGGAGGTGGAGGAGGCGAAGGCAATCAAGACGGGATTACGGATGAAGAAGCTCTTTCCAATATCACCAAACAAAAAGCCGCTGCTGCCAAGCAGTATATTGAGAATCATTACAAGGAGCAAATGAAGAATCTTCAAGACAGAAAAGAGAG ACGAATGGTCCTTGAAAAGAAGTTGGCAGATGCTGATGTCTCCGAGGAAGATCAAAACAACTTACTAAAGTTCTTGGAGAAAAAGGAAACTGAATACATGCGCCTTCAGAGGCATAAAATTGGTGTTGAAGACTTTGAATTATTAACTATAATTGGCAAGGGTGCGTTTGGAGAG GTTAGAATTTGTAGGGAAA CAACAGGCCAAGTGTATGCTATGAAGAAGCTTAAGAAATCAGAAATGCTTCGAAGAGGCCAG GTTGAGCACGTGAAAGCTGAAAGGAACCTACTTGCTGAAGTTGATAGCAATTGTATTGTCAAACTATACTTTTCTTTCCAAGATGATGATTTCCTTTATCTTATAATGGAATATCTACCTGGTGGAGATATGATGACTTTACTTATGCGAAAGGATATCTTGAGTGATGATGAAGCTAGATTTTATGTAGCAGAAACAGTTTTGGCTATTGAGTCTATCCACAGACACAATTATATTCATAg GGATATCAAGCCTGATAATTTGCTTCTGGATAGATATGGACACTTGAGATTGTCAGATTTTGGACTATGTAAACCCTTGGATTGCAGTACTCTCCAAGAACAGGATTTTTCTGGTGCGAACATTAATGAAGGTACAGAAAATGATGAACGCTCAGCAGCTCCAAAACGAACACAACAAGAGCAACTAGAGCATTGGCAAAAGAACCGGAGAATGCTT GCTTATTCTACTGTTGGTACTCCCGACTATATTGCTCCAGAAGTCCTTTTGAAGAAGGGTTATGGAATGGAATGTGATTG GTGGTCACTTGGTGCCATCATGTTCGAAATGCTAGTGGGATATCCACCTTTTTATTCAGATGATCCGATGACAACTTGTAGAAAG ATAGTAAACTGGAAAAATCATTTGAAGTTTCCTGAAGAAGCCAATTTGTCTTCAGAGGCACAAGATCTGATTAACAAACTCCTGTGTAATGTCAATCAAAGACTAGGATCAAACGGAGCAAATGAAATTAAG GCTCATCCATGGTTTGAAGGTGTGGACTGGGATAGGATATATCAAATGGATGCTGCATTTATTCCCGAGGTTAATGATGAGCTAGatactcaaaattttgaaaagttcgaTGAG TCTGAGAATCCGGTTCGAAAACCATCATCAAAATCTGGTCCATGGAGGAAA ATGCTTTCGTCAAAGGACCTCAACTTTGTGGgatacacatacaaaaattttgaaattgtcaATGACTATGCAGTGCCTGGGATGG CTgagttgaagaagaagagcacccaATCAAGGAGGCCGTCAGTAAAGTCACTTTTTG ATGGCGAAGACTCACAGGACGGTTCGGACTCAGCCGCTAACGATCAGTCTGTTTAA